TCCGACAGCAGCAGCTCGAGCACCTTGTCGGCGGGCTGATCCTTCACGTGGACCTCCACCGGCTCCTTGCTCGCGCCCTCTACCACGATGCTCCAGCCGGCTTCGTCGGCCAGCTTCTTCAGGGCATCGCTGCGAGGTACTCCGTCGAAGGAGAGGCTGACCTTGGGAACGTCACCCTTCCAGTCTCCCGTGCGCTCCACTTCAGCCAGCGCCGACGCAGGCCAAGCGCAGGCCAACGCCAAGAGCCCGGCGATCACAATGCGCATCATCGCTGTCCTCCTTCCCAGGCAAGCTCTCGCGGGGCCAGCTTGGCGACCGCCAGTCCGACGACCATCAGCACCACCGCTGCGCCGCACCATCCCGCCGCAATGACCATGGAATCACTGCCGAACGCGGAAGCGACGCCGTGCACTGCCATGGGCACGGCGCGCAACGCGAAGGACGGCAAGGTCCTGAGCCACAGCGGCAGCTCGAGAAGCAGCGGCAGCGCGCCGAGCGCGGCAAGCACCAGCGCGCCGGCCATGGCCGCCCACGGCAAGCGCAGCTCGGCCCGCACCTCGGCGAAGGCCTGCTGCGTCGCGGCCGCGAGCAGCAAGCAGTCCCCCAGCCGCGAGTGGCATGGGTCACAGGCGTCGAGGTGCGAAAGCGCGTCCGGCGGAATGATGGACGTCTCGCCGTCGGCGATGGCCGTGAGCGCCGTCTCGGCGAGATGCCCGTCGTCTTGCCAGACGAGCTCGGGTTCCAAATACGTCATGAGCTGACTCCATCGTCGAGGGCCGCCGCCATGGCGCGACGTCCCCGCGACACCCAAGTGCATACCGTGCCGATGGGCACGTCGAGGCGTTGTGCGATTTCCTTGTAGGCCAACCCCTCGAGGTGAAACATCTCGAGGACGCGGCGCTGATCGTCGGGCAAGGTGTCCAGGGCGCGCCGCACGCGACGAGCGCGCTCGGCGCGCTCGAGCTTCACGTCGGCTCCCGGCGCGGAGTCCGGCACGCGGTCCATCGCCGAGTCGTCGTCGTGGTGACGAGTGACGGCGCGGCGTCGCGCGCGCAGAGCGTCGAGCGCCACGTGGCGCGCGATGCCCACGACCCAAGGCCGGAGCGGTTCTCCGGAGCGCAGCCGGTGACGGCCTTCCATCGCGCGTCGCAGCGTCTCGCTGGTGCAGTCGTCCACGTCGGGGTCGAAGCGACCCCGTCGCAGCACTGCGGCGACGGCGGCACGCACCGCCCCCGTCAGCTCCTCGAGCTCGTGGGGGGGCGCTGGCGCCGCGAGCGGCGCTGGAGCGGGAGGCAGGGCCATTCCGAGCGAAAGCATCCTCACCCCACCTTTCGATGGCCGTGAGGGTCTTATTTCACGGATCTCAAGTGTCGGAAACCACGGCGAAAAATGCTCGGGCTGGGTTGAACCGCGCTTGGGCGGGAGCCAGCGCTCGGCGCACTGTGACCCCGGTGCGGAGCTCCGGGGTCGGGAGCGCGTGGCCGTCGGGGCTCGCCACCACCCGCACTTCCGGCGACAGCGCCCGCTCCCAGCTCGCCGGCTGGCTCACCACCGCCCAGCTGCCGTCTTCCAGCTCCACCACGGTCCCCACCGGCAGGGGGCCTAGAGCGCGCACCATCGCCACCAGCAGTGCCTCGTCGGTGTCCGGTAGCATCAACAGCTCCCCCAACGCTTCGGCGGGAGAGCGCCGCTCACCAGTGCGGGGCGCGATGCGGTCGACGAAGGTGTGAGCGAGGAACAGCAGCTGGGAGGCGACCAGCGGCATCAACGCGCCCTGATGCAGATCGCCGAGGCGTGCGGCCCGCTCCAGCCACGCTGCCTCGTAGCTCAGGGTCGCGAGCACCGAGCCGTCCACTCGCGGCGCGGCGAAGCCCGCCGCGGCGTTGGCCGCCGGGACCAACGCGTCGAGGGCATCCGGCAGCTGGTGGAA
The window above is part of the Polyangiaceae bacterium genome. Proteins encoded here:
- a CDS encoding RNA polymerase sigma factor, which gives rise to MLSLGMALPPAPAPLAAPAPPHELEELTGAVRAAVAAVLRRGRFDPDVDDCTSETLRRAMEGRHRLRSGEPLRPWVVGIARHVALDALRARRRAVTRHHDDDSAMDRVPDSAPGADVKLERAERARRVRRALDTLPDDQRRVLEMFHLEGLAYKEIAQRLDVPIGTVCTWVSRGRRAMAAALDDGVSS